Part of the Arcobacter sp. F155 genome, ACCTTTGATATTCCAGTGATAGTTATGTAGTTTTGTGAACATAACTAGCGAACTTGCTTGTAATACTTTTAATTGTTTAATTTGTTTTTTCATAATATTCTCCTATGGATAATTTTTTTCTTTTGATAATTATAGTTTAGTAAACCTTAAAGGAAAATTATTATCTTCTACTAAAATTAATTAATAAAATCTATTTTACATTTTTTGTATATTATTCACAATATAAAACTCTGCAAATAAGAAACTAAAAAAGTTTTTAGTATTATTCTAAGCAGGAAAGGTTGAAAAGATGATGAATAGTTCACTATTATTAAAAGAGTATAATTTAAAAGTAACTCCACAAAGAGTTGCAATCGTTGAAGAGCTATACTCTAATGGACATATGAATATTGATGAACTTTATAAGAAATTATTAGAAAAATTTCCTTCTATTTCTCTTGCAACAATTTACAAAAATGTAAATGCTATGGTAGAAAAGGTATTTTTAAATGAAGTAAAAATTCCTGAAGCTAAATCAGTTTATGAGTTAGCAAAAGAAGAGCATTCTCATTTAGTATGTTCTTCATGTGGAAAGATAGAAGATATTACAATAGATACATCAATATTACAAAGCTCAATTAAAGAAGAGTCTGCATTTCAAATTCAAAATGTAGATGTAGTTTTTTCTGGACTTTGTAAATCTTGTCAGAAATAGTTCAAAATAGTCTTAAAGACTATTTTGAATAACTAATCCAAGTACTACTATTAATACAATACCAGCACTTTTATTATAAAGTTTATTAGCAGTTATAAATACTAACATAAGTGATACTATAAACGCAGCAGCAATATCAAAGAAGTTTTTACTTAAATCAACATTTAAAGTATTAACTATTGAACTCACACCTAATACCATTGTAAAGTTTGCAACGTTTGAACCGATAATATTTCCAATTGCTAAATCAGCATTATTATTTAAAGCTGATTTAATAGAGATAGTAAGTTCTGGTAAAGATGTACCAAATGCAACTAAGAATAATCCAATTACCCACTCACTAATACCAAATGATCTTGCAATATTTCCTGCACTATCAATAGCAAAATCTGCACCTACTACTACAAACACAAAACCAACAATTAATAAAGCTAAAGTTTTAGGCCATGCAAACTTCTCTTTTGCTAATTCTTCATCTATGTCATCAACTTGATTTGAACCTATTAAGAATAATAAATATGCTCCCATTAAGCAAAGGAATAAAATACCATCTACAATATTTAGTTTCCCATCAATTGCCATAAGAATAAATACTAAAATAGGGAAAAGTGACCATGCTGAATCTTTTGCAAATAAATCTCTATCTGGAGTGATTTTTTTAGCAAGAAGAAAAACAGCACCTAAAACCATAGCAATATTAAAAATTGTACTTCCAATTACATTTGCAACAGCAATATCACCACTTCCTTTCATTGAAGCAGACATTGAAACAGCCATTTCTGGTAAACTTGTACCTAAAGCAATTAGAGTTGCACCTATAACAAAGTGTGAAATATTATAGTGAAGTGCAATTTTTTCACTTTGCTGTATGATAAACTCTGCACCATAAATTAGTGCTCCCATTGATACTACAAATATCAAAAAATCCATTTATGAGTTCCTTACTATTAAACTATTTGGTAAATTAAATTTCTTAATCAACTCTTCTTCTTTTTGACGATGCTCACCATTATCAACTTCATGGTCAAAGCCTACTAAATGAAGTAATCCATGAATAAACAAAAGTTTTAATTCATCTTCAAAACTATGCTTGTACTCTTTTGATTTTTCATCTACAAAATCTATAGAAATAACAATTGATCCTAATGGCATATTTGGCATATCAAACTCTAATGGAAAAGATAAAACATCAGTTGCTTTATCAATATTTCTATGCTCTTTATTTAAAACTTGAATCTCTTCATTTTTTACAATTATTAGTTCTATATCTTTTGAAGTTACTTCTTTCGTAATTTCTTCTAAAGAAGAAGTGTCGACTGTTATGTCTGTTTGATTATCTAAATCAATCATTTCTTATCCATTTAATTTTCGCGGATTATACCCAAAAAATCATAAAGTAGCCAATAAAAAATATTTTGAAAAATTTTGCTACAATATTTCAATAAAATTTTTTAGGAGCAAAAATGGAATTAGAAATAGGTACACAAGCTACTATTGAGTTTAAAGTAAAAGCTTCAGACTTAGCAAAAAATTTAGAAATCTCAAAGGAAGATGACTTCCCAGAAGTGTTTGCAACGGCTAGACTTACAGCACTTATGGAGTGTGCATCTGCAAAAATATTAATACCTTTTTATGAAGAAGGGCAGTTATCTGTTGGTGTAGAAGTTAACTTAAAACATCTTGCACCTACACTTGAAGGTGATATAGTAAAAGCAACGGCAACTTTTGTAGGAATGGAAGGTAAACTATATAAGTTTGAGGTTGAGGCTTTTGATAGTGCTGGAAAAGTAGGAGAGTGTACTCATACTAGAGCAATTGTTACAAAAGATAGATTAATGTCTGGGGCAAATAAAAGAGTAGGGAAATAGTTGATTGAGCTTAGAGAAGCTCAATCAAAATATTAATCTAAAATAATTCAATCATTTTAGAAACTTCGTCTACTGGGAAAACTTTTAAATCAAGTTTTAAATTTGGTTTTTGTGCAACTACTGCTTTTTTAATACCTTGTGCTTGGGCTTCTCTTAGTCTTAAATCAATAGAATATACATCTTTAATCTCACCTGTTAGTGAAACTTCACCAATAAATACAGACTCTTTTGAAATAGGTCTATCTCTAAAAGAAGAAATAATAGCTGCAATAACAGCTAAATCAGCAGAACTCTCTTTGATTTTTATTCCACCAGAAACATTTATAAAAACATCATAGTGATTTAATGGCAAATCAATTTTCTTTTCAAGGAGTGCTAGAAGCATATTTAATCTATTTGCATCAAATCCTGTAGCACTTCTTTTGGGATTTGGATAAGTACTTTCAGTAACTAAAGCTTGAACTTCTATGATTAAGGCTCTTGTTCCTTCCATGGTTACAGTTAAGGCTGAACCTGCTTGTGCTTTTGTTTTATCAAAGAACTTTGAAGCAATATCTTTTGCTGAGATTAGTCCCTCTTGTGTCATTTCGAAAATACCTATTTCAGAGGTTGAACCAAATCTATTTTTAAAGCCTCTTAACATACGTAACTCTTTACTTGCTTCACCTTCAAAATATAAAACAGTATCAACCATATGTTCTAAAACTCTTGGTCCTGCAATAGAACCATCTTTTGTAATGTGTCCAATAATAAACATAGCAATATCAGACTCTTTTGCTTTTCTCATAAGCTCAAAAGTGATTTCTCTAACTTGTGAAACACTTCCTGGTGCACTTGTTAGGTTTGAAGAGTAAATTGTCTGAATTGAATCAATAATTACTACATCATAATTTTGTCTTAATAGTTCATCTTGTATCTCTTCAAGTTTAATTTCACTTAATAAAAATAGCTCTTTATGATTTGCATCTAATCTATTAGCACGAAGTTTTATTTGTCCAGAACTCTCTTCTCCTGAAACGTACAAAACTTTTTTACCACTTGCTGCAATAGAACCTGCCACTTTTAGTAACAGTGTAGATTTTCCCACTCCAGGACTTCCTCCGATTAAAGTTAAACTTCCTGGAACTATTCCTCCACCTAAAACTAAGTCAAATTCATCGTTATTTGAAGAAAATCTTACAACATCATCTTGTTTAATATCTGTAATAGGAGTTGCTTTAGAACTTGTGTTTATAACTTTAGAAGTTTGTTTTAAAACTTCTTGTTGTTCTTGGTTTAATTCCATAAAACTATCCCATGACCCACAGTTAGGGCATTTGCCAAGCCACTTTGTACTTTGTTCTCCACATGCTTGACACTCAAAAAGTGATGTTTTCTTTTTTGCCATTAGTAATTCCTTCTTAAATCTAAATGCAATTATAGTTAAGTTTTTTTAAGAAAAGAAAAAATATTTCAAACTGTAATAAAAAAAGTATTAATGTTATTAATTAAACAAAATTGTTATTAAAATAAATATGTAACATAATAGTAATTTTTTGCAAGCTTATAAATCAAATTATTATTGAAAAATTAAGTAAAAATTTATTTACTTTTAAAAAATTTGTTTATATTATGTTACGTATAAGAAGGAGTGATGATGTTTAAAAGTATTAAGTTGAAATTGATGGCGCTAGTTATTCTTCCAGTAACAATAGCAATATTAATTACCACTGTTATTACTATTAACTTAACGTATAAGAATAGTGGTAAGACAATTCAAGAGTTTGATAGTTCTATTGTTGGGGAAAAGAAAGAACTATTAAAGAATCAAATATTGACTGCATATACAATAATTGATTCTATTGTAAAGAACTCTACAGATAAAGAAGAGGCAAAAGCAAAAGTTATTGATGTTATTTCAAAAGCTAGATTTTTAAATGGTAGTGGGTACTTTTTTGCTTATGAAAAAATTGGTAATGATTACTATTTTGGTTTTCATGGAACAAAGCCTGAATTAAACGGTAAAAAAACAGATGTAATGAAACCAGATATTAAAGGTTTTGCATTTAGAAAAGCTTTAATTGACACAGGTAAAGATGATTCCAAATTTGTTGAATACTATTATAAAAAGCCAAAGACTGATGAAGTACTAAAGAAAATGGCATTTTCTAAATATATTGAAGAATTAAATTGGACTATTGTTACAGGTATTTACGTAGATGACATTGAAAAGAAGATTGCAAGAATAGAAAAGGGAATTGATGATGATGTAAACTCTTTAATTTATACTCTTGTTAGTATTATCATTGTAATTGTGCTTATTTTAATTGCAGTTGTTTCGTATATTTCAAAAATCTCTATTGTTGACCCTCTAGAGACGTTTGAAAGAGGACTATTATCATTTTTATCATTCTTAAATAAAGAGAAAGATGATGTTGAACTTATAGAAGTTACAACGAAAGATGAAATAGGAAAAATGACTGTAAAAATCAATGAAAACATCAAAAAGATTAGAGAAACAATCAAACAAGATGAAAGAGTAATTGAAGATGTTTCAAGAATCGTAAGTGAAGTTAGTGCTGGAATGTTAACAAAAAGAGTTGAGGCAAAAACTTCAAATACAGTAATAAGTGAGTTAACAAACAATTTAAATGAAATGATTGCAAGTTTAAATAGTACAATTTCTCATACAATTGATGTATTA contains:
- a CDS encoding Fur family transcriptional regulator; its protein translation is MMNSSLLLKEYNLKVTPQRVAIVEELYSNGHMNIDELYKKLLEKFPSISLATIYKNVNAMVEKVFLNEVKIPEAKSVYELAKEEHSHLVCSSCGKIEDITIDTSILQSSIKEESAFQIQNVDVVFSGLCKSCQK
- a CDS encoding calcium/sodium antiporter, producing the protein MDFLIFVVSMGALIYGAEFIIQQSEKIALHYNISHFVIGATLIALGTSLPEMAVSMSASMKGSGDIAVANVIGSTIFNIAMVLGAVFLLAKKITPDRDLFAKDSAWSLFPILVFILMAIDGKLNIVDGILFLCLMGAYLLFLIGSNQVDDIDEELAKEKFAWPKTLALLIVGFVFVVVGADFAIDSAGNIARSFGISEWVIGLFLVAFGTSLPELTISIKSALNNNADLAIGNIIGSNVANFTMVLGVSSIVNTLNVDLSKNFFDIAAAFIVSLMLVFITANKLYNKSAGIVLIVVLGLVIQNSL
- the ybeY gene encoding rRNA maturation RNase YbeY, coding for MIDLDNQTDITVDTSSLEEITKEVTSKDIELIIVKNEEIQVLNKEHRNIDKATDVLSFPLEFDMPNMPLGSIVISIDFVDEKSKEYKHSFEDELKLLFIHGLLHLVGFDHEVDNGEHRQKEEELIKKFNLPNSLIVRNS
- a CDS encoding thioesterase family protein encodes the protein MELEIGTQATIEFKVKASDLAKNLEISKEDDFPEVFATARLTALMECASAKILIPFYEEGQLSVGVEVNLKHLAPTLEGDIVKATATFVGMEGKLYKFEVEAFDSAGKVGECTHTRAIVTKDRLMSGANKRVGK
- the radA gene encoding DNA repair protein RadA → MAKKKTSLFECQACGEQSTKWLGKCPNCGSWDSFMELNQEQQEVLKQTSKVINTSSKATPITDIKQDDVVRFSSNNDEFDLVLGGGIVPGSLTLIGGSPGVGKSTLLLKVAGSIAASGKKVLYVSGEESSGQIKLRANRLDANHKELFLLSEIKLEEIQDELLRQNYDVVIIDSIQTIYSSNLTSAPGSVSQVREITFELMRKAKESDIAMFIIGHITKDGSIAGPRVLEHMVDTVLYFEGEASKELRMLRGFKNRFGSTSEIGIFEMTQEGLISAKDIASKFFDKTKAQAGSALTVTMEGTRALIIEVQALVTESTYPNPKRSATGFDANRLNMLLALLEKKIDLPLNHYDVFINVSGGIKIKESSADLAVIAAIISSFRDRPISKESVFIGEVSLTGEIKDVYSIDLRLREAQAQGIKKAVVAQKPNLKLDLKVFPVDEVSKMIELF